The following coding sequences are from one Thermostaphylospora chromogena window:
- a CDS encoding ammonium transporter yields the protein MEIDSGSTAWMLTSAAFVLLMTPGLAFFYGGMTRAKSVLNMMMMSWVSIVVVTVAWVLYGHSLAFDAAGAEDGVVNRFIGGLDNVFLSGLVDTATADDGSGMPSLVFSVFQMTFAIITVALISGALADRAKFGAWVVFALAWATLVYFPVAHWVWGGGWLSGLGIMDFAGGTVVHINAGAAALAVALVLGRRIGWRKEPMRPHNLTLVLLGAALLWFGWFGFNAGSELAVDMITGLAFMNTQVATAVAAGAWILVEKLRDGHSTTLGIASGAVSGLVAITPAAGFVEPWGAFVIGAIAGAVCSYAVGLKYRLGYDDSLDVVGVHLVGGVIGAVALGFIATRPAADGQQEGILVGGPLSQLGVQTLGPVVTAVYSFVVAWIIAKVIDKTMGFRVSQDAEVTGVDITTHAETGYDLGSVHASGVSSPNGPAVSAAVAEKAKKVEA from the coding sequence ATGGAGATCGATAGCGGCTCCACCGCCTGGATGCTCACGAGTGCGGCGTTCGTACTGCTCATGACTCCGGGCCTCGCGTTCTTCTACGGGGGTATGACCAGGGCCAAGAGCGTCCTGAACATGATGATGATGTCGTGGGTGAGCATCGTCGTGGTGACGGTGGCCTGGGTGCTCTACGGTCACTCGCTCGCCTTCGACGCGGCGGGAGCCGAGGACGGCGTCGTCAACAGGTTCATCGGCGGCCTGGACAACGTCTTCCTGTCCGGCCTGGTGGACACCGCCACCGCCGACGACGGCAGCGGCATGCCGAGCCTCGTCTTCTCCGTCTTCCAGATGACCTTTGCGATCATCACGGTGGCGCTGATCAGCGGTGCGCTCGCCGACCGCGCGAAGTTCGGCGCCTGGGTGGTCTTCGCGCTGGCGTGGGCGACGCTGGTCTACTTCCCGGTGGCCCACTGGGTGTGGGGCGGCGGCTGGCTCAGCGGCCTGGGCATCATGGACTTCGCGGGTGGCACGGTCGTCCACATCAACGCCGGAGCCGCGGCGCTCGCGGTCGCGCTGGTCCTCGGCAGGCGGATCGGCTGGCGCAAGGAGCCGATGCGGCCGCACAACCTCACCCTGGTGCTGCTCGGCGCCGCGCTGCTGTGGTTCGGCTGGTTCGGCTTCAACGCCGGCTCCGAGCTGGCCGTGGACATGATCACCGGCTTGGCCTTCATGAACACGCAGGTCGCCACCGCGGTCGCGGCGGGAGCGTGGATCCTGGTGGAGAAGCTGCGTGACGGCCACTCCACCACGCTGGGCATCGCCTCCGGCGCCGTGTCCGGGCTGGTGGCGATCACGCCGGCGGCCGGGTTCGTGGAACCGTGGGGAGCGTTCGTCATCGGCGCCATCGCCGGCGCCGTCTGCTCCTACGCGGTCGGCCTGAAGTACCGGCTGGGCTACGACGACTCCCTCGACGTGGTCGGCGTCCACCTGGTCGGCGGCGTCATCGGCGCCGTCGCCCTGGGCTTCATCGCCACCCGCCCCGCCGCAGACGGCCAGCAGGAGGGCATCCTCGTCGGCGGACCGCTCTCCCAGCTCGGCGTGCAGACCCTCGGGCCCGTCGTGACGGCGGTCTACTCCTTCGTCGTCGCCTGGATCATCGCCAAGGTGATCGACAAGACCATGGGCTTCCGCGTCTCCCAGGATGCGGAGGTCACCGGCGTCGACATCACCACCCACGCCGAGACCGGATACGACCTCGGATCGGTGCACGCATCCGGCGTGTCCTCCCCCAACGGCCCGGCCGTCTCCGCGGCGGTCGCCGAGAAGGCCAAGAAGGTGGAAGCATGA
- a CDS encoding P-II family nitrogen regulator produces MRLITAVIKPFKLDDVKAALEQFGIKGMTVSEASGYGRQRGHTEVYRGAEYQVDLVPKVRLEVLAEEDDAEDVIDVIVKAAQTGKIGDGKVWSVPVDTVVRVRTGERGPEAL; encoded by the coding sequence ATGAGACTCATCACCGCGGTCATCAAGCCGTTCAAGCTCGATGACGTCAAAGCGGCCCTGGAGCAGTTCGGCATCAAGGGCATGACGGTCAGCGAGGCCAGCGGCTACGGCCGCCAGCGCGGCCACACCGAGGTCTACCGCGGCGCGGAGTACCAGGTCGACCTGGTGCCGAAGGTGCGCCTGGAGGTCCTCGCCGAGGAGGACGACGCCGAGGACGTGATCGACGTCATCGTCAAGGCCGCGCAGACCGGCAAGATCGGTGACGGCAAGGTGTGGTCCGTTCCGGTGGACACGGTGGTCCGGGTCCGCACGGGCGAGCGCGGGCCGGAGGCGCTGTAG
- a CDS encoding [protein-PII] uridylyltransferase produces MRGDVRSFAQARRERTGDVDRWLTDLLRTACVMPYPRGREAWSGPSMTDERGAMAGVALVAVGSFGSGEPAPGSDLDLVLLHAGRDDVARIADRVWYPIWDSGIGLDHSVRTVEEAAKVAREDLKAVLGLIQARHVAGDAELTRALRETVLAEWRADSRRRLAELREAAGKRAESAGELAFLLEPDLRDSRGGLRDVQAMQAVAAAWVASAPGPRVREAYELLLDIRHALHLVTGRGADRLVLQEQDAVAATLGLLDADTLMRRLAEAGRTISHAFDTTWRTVDRLLSGPVPRGRRPLADGVVEHGGEVVLARGVNPRKDPVLVLRAAAAAAEAGLPLAPATVNTLAGQAPPMPVPWPDEARDALVALLGAGRAAVPVWEELDQAGLIVRLLPDWERVRHRPQRNPVHRFTVDRHLIETAASAASFTREVSRPDLLLISALLHDIGKGWPGDHSVTGEVVARDIGAHIGLPPADVEVLATVVRHHLLLPETATRRDLDDPVTISRVAEVVGSREVLDLLAALAVADGHATGPGAWNAWKASLVSDLVRRVRSVLAGAPPPPAPVLSPEQAALARHGGGAVRVNGGAVTVVAPDRPGLLWRAAGVLAAHRLVVRSASAASAAGTAVIEFSVVPEYGTPPDPATLEADLRLVLAGRLDIEQRLARRTRSLRPARVPVAPPRVTLVDDASARATVVEVRAHDRPGLLWRIGRAFGECGLDVQAARVETLGAEAVDVFYVVDRNGRLITDEHQRNQVRTAVLAALR; encoded by the coding sequence ATGCGAGGCGACGTTCGCTCTTTCGCCCAGGCCCGCAGGGAGCGGACCGGGGACGTCGATCGGTGGCTGACCGACCTGCTCCGTACGGCGTGCGTCATGCCGTACCCGCGGGGGCGTGAGGCGTGGAGCGGACCGTCGATGACCGACGAGCGCGGCGCCATGGCGGGCGTCGCGCTCGTCGCGGTCGGCAGTTTCGGGAGCGGCGAGCCGGCCCCCGGCAGCGATCTCGACCTGGTCCTGCTGCACGCCGGGCGTGACGACGTGGCCCGGATCGCCGACCGCGTCTGGTACCCCATCTGGGACTCCGGCATCGGCCTGGACCACTCGGTCCGCACGGTCGAGGAGGCGGCGAAGGTCGCCCGGGAGGATCTCAAGGCCGTGCTCGGCCTCATCCAGGCGAGGCACGTCGCCGGCGACGCCGAACTGACCAGGGCGTTGCGGGAGACCGTGCTCGCCGAGTGGCGGGCGGACTCCCGGCGCAGGCTGGCCGAGCTGCGGGAAGCGGCCGGCAAGCGGGCCGAGTCGGCCGGTGAGCTGGCCTTCCTGCTCGAACCCGATCTGCGCGACTCGCGCGGCGGACTGCGTGACGTCCAGGCGATGCAGGCGGTGGCCGCCGCCTGGGTGGCCTCGGCGCCCGGCCCCCGGGTGCGCGAGGCGTACGAGCTGCTGCTCGACATCCGGCACGCGCTGCACCTGGTGACCGGGCGCGGCGCCGACCGGCTCGTCTTGCAGGAGCAGGACGCGGTGGCGGCCACGCTCGGCCTGCTCGACGCCGACACGCTGATGCGCCGGCTCGCCGAGGCGGGCCGGACGATCTCACACGCCTTCGACACCACCTGGCGCACGGTGGACCGGTTGCTGTCGGGGCCGGTGCCGCGGGGGCGTCGCCCGCTGGCCGACGGCGTGGTCGAACACGGCGGCGAGGTGGTGCTCGCGCGCGGTGTGAACCCGCGCAAGGACCCCGTGCTCGTGCTGCGCGCGGCGGCGGCAGCGGCGGAGGCGGGGCTGCCGCTGGCCCCCGCGACCGTGAACACGCTCGCCGGCCAGGCGCCGCCGATGCCCGTGCCGTGGCCGGATGAGGCGCGTGACGCCCTCGTGGCCCTGCTCGGCGCGGGCCGCGCCGCGGTGCCGGTGTGGGAGGAACTGGACCAGGCGGGGCTGATCGTGCGCCTGCTCCCCGACTGGGAGCGTGTGCGCCATCGCCCCCAGCGCAATCCGGTGCACCGTTTCACCGTGGACCGGCACCTGATCGAAACCGCGGCGAGCGCGGCGTCCTTCACCCGTGAGGTGTCCCGTCCCGACCTGCTGCTGATCTCCGCACTCCTGCATGACATCGGCAAGGGGTGGCCGGGCGACCACTCCGTCACGGGGGAGGTCGTCGCCCGCGACATCGGCGCCCACATCGGCCTGCCGCCGGCGGATGTGGAGGTGCTCGCCACGGTGGTGCGCCACCACCTCCTGCTGCCGGAGACCGCCACCCGGCGCGATCTGGACGATCCGGTGACGATCTCCCGGGTCGCCGAGGTGGTGGGCAGCCGTGAGGTGCTCGACCTCCTCGCCGCGCTGGCCGTCGCCGACGGTCACGCCACCGGCCCGGGCGCATGGAACGCATGGAAGGCGTCGCTGGTCTCCGATCTGGTGCGGCGGGTGCGCTCGGTGCTGGCCGGCGCTCCGCCGCCTCCGGCGCCCGTCCTCTCGCCCGAGCAGGCCGCGCTCGCCCGGCACGGCGGCGGAGCGGTGCGGGTGAACGGCGGCGCCGTCACCGTCGTCGCGCCGGACCGGCCGGGTCTGCTGTGGCGGGCCGCCGGCGTGCTCGCCGCGCACCGTCTCGTGGTCCGCTCGGCCTCGGCCGCGTCCGCCGCTGGTACCGCTGTCATCGAGTTCTCCGTGGTCCCCGAGTACGGTACGCCGCCCGATCCGGCGACGCTAGAGGCCGATCTGCGGCTGGTGCTCGCCGGGCGGCTGGATATAGAGCAGCGGCTGGCCCGTCGGACGCGCTCGCTGCGGCCCGCGAGGGTGCCCGTGGCGCCTCCCAGGGTGACGCTCGTGGATGACGCGTCCGCCAGGGCGACCGTGGTAGAAGTCCGGGCTCATGACCGTCCGGGGCTTCTGTGGCGGATTGGCAGAGCTTTTGGCGAATGTGGTCTTGACGTACAAGCGGCACGAGTGGAGACTCTCGGCGCAGAAGCGGTCGATGTCTTCTATGTTGTAGACCGCAATGGCCGCTTGATCACCGATGAACATCAGCGCAACCAGGTTCGCACCGCAGTGCTTGCTGCGCTACGGTAA
- a CDS encoding nitrate- and nitrite sensing domain-containing protein, protein MATGSTESGRTAKQDSDGRPSLAKRVFALRNWRVRTRLTALILVPTAVGVFLGGARVMESIESITALERASSAAEYASHIRDLTEALGQERDMAQWAYYRKTMDRNRRVNFEGRTVSLEAELAERQKTVDSLLAQVRADFRQIDESFGPRVVDAVEQSTVQMDSLVDFRQENPIRVAPYTSLILSLLNVHDELAQVSDDPITVGDMRGLSALAHAKEEASKQRVRLVIGAYEPRLVTAQEMEDFIASRARQGEYLAQFTAEAGYENVELLNRTLTNSQRYRAEYTKARAIAIQAFGGRIARGDLVSNVAQWFEDNNVTINLISKIEDQVAEDVLTHNRSLADAEQRTAAITGAAILLLLLLVLALTVFIARSMVSPLRRLRSEALEVAGFRLPNVVREMRVSGDSSPPEVQPISVKSEDEIGEVARAFDEVHRQAVRLAAEEAELRSNISSMFVNLSRRTQTLVERQISLIDGLEKSEEDSKRLADLFKLDHLATRMRRNSENLLVLAGHEPTRRRTQPAKLVDVVRASLSEVEDYERVQIKVHRTTSVVGSAANDIVHLIAELVENALQFSPRNTQVTVSSSLIEGGGALLSISDQGIGMTEEELAEANSKLAEPPVVDVSVSRRMGLFVVGRLALRHGIRVQLRQAEGNGLIAMVLIPPALIVESASKSPIAPAAGWQQSETPAQPAGGMGQRGGFEPFQPQGTPGGLFGAGADGLPRRTPSSFGQGGGDRGPAPAQPAASSAFGGASNDDSFHDPFSSQGGDPFSKVDPFNSHAADPFTSQSVDPFTSQGGDPFTSHGSDPFGGRPEPREAAGSFGGSDPRNPFADRSDPRGAGSPGGGPREVNAFGGSPDQQQNQSVFSRPDPSGPGAQQEDSGGFGRGEQRQDEPAAKPVDPFQPAVSARSAEQQPFSPWSSQDEDPITASMPAVEVSPLEAEEEYLPIFASVESAWFRKAEVLSAPEDAALAEAERAKKAESERLEEWESARAAVSGTGSGLPKRVVPNPEEWRTPADEGWRAAQAAAEPALGGITAAGLPKRTPKANLVPGRVGPAPGSGGAAASIPPISAERVRNRMASLQQGIRRGRAEVREGSARRADKEEG, encoded by the coding sequence GTGGCGACGGGTAGTACCGAAAGTGGCCGTACCGCCAAGCAGGACAGCGACGGGCGGCCCTCGCTCGCGAAGCGTGTGTTCGCGCTACGCAACTGGAGGGTCCGAACGCGGCTCACCGCGCTGATCCTCGTGCCCACGGCCGTCGGCGTGTTCCTGGGCGGAGCACGCGTGATGGAATCGATCGAGAGCATCACCGCCCTCGAGCGCGCCAGCTCTGCGGCGGAGTACGCCTCCCACATCCGAGACCTGACCGAGGCGCTCGGGCAGGAGCGGGACATGGCCCAGTGGGCGTACTACCGCAAGACCATGGACCGCAACCGGAGGGTGAACTTCGAAGGACGGACGGTCTCCCTCGAGGCGGAGCTGGCGGAGCGGCAGAAGACCGTCGACAGCCTCCTCGCTCAGGTCCGGGCCGACTTCCGGCAGATCGATGAATCCTTCGGCCCGCGCGTGGTGGACGCCGTCGAACAGTCCACCGTCCAGATGGACAGCCTGGTGGACTTCCGCCAGGAGAACCCGATCCGGGTCGCGCCGTACACCTCGCTCATCCTCTCGCTGCTGAACGTCCACGACGAGCTGGCCCAGGTCTCCGACGACCCCATCACCGTCGGCGACATGCGAGGTCTGAGCGCCCTCGCGCACGCCAAGGAGGAGGCCTCCAAACAGCGCGTCCGTCTGGTCATCGGCGCCTACGAGCCCCGGCTGGTGACCGCCCAGGAGATGGAGGACTTCATCGCCTCCCGGGCCCGCCAGGGTGAGTACCTCGCCCAGTTCACCGCCGAGGCCGGATACGAGAACGTCGAGCTGCTCAACCGGACCCTGACCAACTCCCAGCGCTACCGCGCCGAGTACACCAAGGCCCGGGCCATCGCCATCCAGGCGTTCGGTGGCCGAATCGCCCGCGGTGACCTGGTCTCGAACGTCGCACAGTGGTTCGAGGACAACAACGTCACCATCAACCTGATCTCGAAGATCGAGGATCAGGTGGCCGAGGACGTCCTCACCCACAACCGGTCGCTGGCCGACGCGGAGCAGCGCACCGCCGCGATCACCGGTGCGGCGATCCTCCTGTTGCTGCTGCTGGTCCTGGCCCTGACCGTGTTCATCGCCCGCTCGATGGTCTCGCCGCTGCGCCGCCTGCGCAGCGAGGCCCTGGAGGTCGCCGGCTTCCGCCTGCCGAACGTGGTGCGTGAGATGCGCGTCAGCGGTGACTCCTCCCCGCCGGAGGTGCAGCCGATCTCCGTCAAGAGCGAGGACGAGATCGGGGAGGTCGCCCGGGCGTTCGACGAGGTCCACCGGCAGGCGGTGCGCCTGGCGGCCGAGGAGGCCGAGCTGCGCAGCAACATCAGCTCGATGTTCGTCAACCTCTCGCGACGCACCCAGACGCTGGTGGAGCGGCAGATCTCGCTGATCGACGGTCTGGAGAAGAGCGAGGAGGACAGCAAGCGGCTCGCCGACCTGTTCAAGCTGGACCACCTCGCCACCCGCATGCGCCGCAACAGTGAGAACCTGCTGGTTCTCGCCGGGCACGAGCCCACCCGCCGGCGCACCCAGCCGGCCAAGCTGGTCGACGTCGTCCGCGCCTCGCTGTCGGAGGTCGAGGACTACGAGCGGGTGCAGATCAAGGTGCACCGGACGACGTCGGTGGTCGGCTCGGCGGCCAACGACATCGTCCACCTCATCGCCGAGCTGGTGGAGAACGCCCTCCAGTTCTCCCCGCGCAACACTCAGGTCACGGTCTCCAGCAGCCTGATCGAAGGCGGCGGAGCGCTGCTGTCCATCAGCGACCAGGGCATCGGCATGACCGAGGAGGAGCTGGCCGAGGCCAACAGCAAGCTGGCCGAGCCGCCCGTGGTCGACGTCTCGGTGTCCCGCCGCATGGGTCTGTTCGTGGTCGGCCGCCTGGCCCTGCGCCACGGCATCCGCGTCCAGCTCCGCCAGGCCGAGGGCAACGGCCTGATCGCCATGGTGCTCATCCCGCCGGCGCTCATCGTGGAGTCCGCCTCGAAGTCTCCGATCGCTCCCGCCGCAGGGTGGCAGCAGTCCGAGACGCCCGCGCAGCCGGCCGGTGGCATGGGCCAGCGAGGAGGCTTCGAGCCGTTCCAACCGCAGGGCACGCCCGGTGGTCTGTTCGGGGCAGGGGCCGACGGCCTGCCGCGCCGTACCCCCTCCTCCTTCGGACAGGGAGGCGGCGACCGCGGCCCGGCGCCCGCCCAGCCGGCCGCTTCCAGCGCCTTCGGCGGCGCCTCGAACGACGACTCCTTCCACGACCCGTTCAGCAGCCAGGGCGGCGACCCCTTCAGCAAGGTCGACCCGTTCAACAGCCACGCCGCCGACCCGTTCACCAGCCAGAGCGTCGACCCGTTCACCAGCCAGGGCGGCGACCCGTTCACCAGCCACGGCAGTGATCCGTTCGGCGGCAGGCCGGAACCGCGCGAGGCGGCGGGTTCGTTCGGCGGCTCCGACCCGCGTAACCCGTTCGCGGACCGCTCCGACCCGCGCGGGGCGGGTTCGCCCGGTGGCGGCCCGCGCGAGGTGAACGCGTTCGGCGGCTCCCCTGACCAACAGCAGAACCAGAGCGTATTCAGCCGCCCCGATCCGTCCGGACCGGGGGCGCAGCAGGAGGACTCCGGCGGCTTCGGCCGCGGCGAGCAGCGGCAGGACGAGCCGGCCGCCAAGCCGGTGGACCCGTTCCAGCCCGCCGTCAGCGCGCGGTCGGCAGAGCAGCAGCCCTTCTCCCCGTGGTCGTCCCAGGACGAGGACCCGATCACGGCGTCGATGCCCGCCGTCGAGGTCTCCCCGCTGGAGGCCGAGGAGGAGTACCTGCCGATCTTCGCGTCCGTGGAGTCGGCGTGGTTCCGCAAGGCGGAGGTCCTCTCCGCACCCGAGGACGCCGCGCTCGCCGAGGCCGAACGCGCCAAGAAAGCCGAGAGCGAGCGGCTGGAGGAATGGGAGTCGGCGCGGGCCGCTGTGAGCGGCACCGGAAGTGGCCTGCCCAAGCGCGTGGTGCCCAACCCCGAGGAGTGGCGCACCCCCGCGGACGAGGGATGGCGTGCCGCTCAGGCCGCGGCCGAACCCGCCCTGGGCGGGATCACCGCCGCCGGTCTGCCCAAGCGCACTCCCAAGGCCAACCTGGTGCCGGGCAGGGTCGGCCCCGCCCCCGGCTCCGGTGGTGCCGCGGCCTCCATACCTCCTATCAGCGCGGAGCGTGTCCGCAACCGCATGGCCAGCCTCCAGCAAGGCATACGGCGAGGCCGTGCGGAGGTACGTGAAGGTTCCGCTCGTCGGGCGGACAAGGAAGAGGGCTAG
- a CDS encoding roadblock/LC7 domain-containing protein encodes MTTLSHDARRFDWLITEFVRGTPGVAHAVVVSADGLCLASSEGFPEDRADQLAAVAAGLLSLTVGASRVFEGGAVTQTVVEMERGLLLVMAISDGSVLAVLAAPDCDMGLVAYQMTLLVDRAGQVLTPALRAELQMSRAR; translated from the coding sequence GTGACCACGCTGAGCCACGATGCCCGTAGGTTCGACTGGCTGATCACAGAGTTCGTCCGTGGCACACCCGGTGTCGCGCACGCCGTGGTCGTCTCGGCCGACGGGCTGTGCCTGGCCAGCTCCGAGGGATTCCCCGAGGACCGGGCGGACCAGCTCGCCGCGGTGGCCGCAGGGCTGCTGAGCCTCACTGTGGGCGCCTCCCGGGTCTTCGAGGGCGGCGCGGTCACCCAGACCGTAGTCGAGATGGAGCGCGGCCTGCTCTTGGTCATGGCGATCAGTGACGGTTCCGTGCTCGCGGTGCTCGCCGCTCCGGACTGCGACATGGGCCTGGTGGCCTACCAGATGACATTGCTCGTGGATCGCGCCGGCCAGGTGCTGACACCAGCCCTGCGGGCCGAACTGCAGATGTCCAGGGCACGTTGA
- a CDS encoding DUF742 domain-containing protein, whose amino-acid sequence MHGAEGTGEEEPLFRPYAMTGGRVEPRYHLAVETLISSYSIPDDELALLTPEQEAIIVLCRTVRSVAEISALLRVPLGVARVLVADMADEGLLLLHQPRLNQGHPDLHMLERVLRACLRRSV is encoded by the coding sequence GTGCACGGCGCTGAGGGCACCGGCGAAGAAGAGCCCCTGTTCCGTCCCTATGCGATGACGGGAGGCCGCGTCGAACCCCGCTATCACCTGGCGGTGGAGACGCTGATCTCGTCGTACTCGATTCCGGACGACGAGCTGGCCCTGCTCACGCCGGAGCAGGAAGCGATCATCGTGCTGTGTCGCACGGTGCGGTCGGTGGCCGAGATCTCGGCTCTGCTCCGGGTGCCGCTGGGTGTGGCCCGGGTCCTGGTGGCGGACATGGCCGACGAGGGGCTGCTCCTGCTCCACCAGCCGCGTCTCAACCAGGGCCATCCGGATCTGCATATGCTCGAAAGGGTGCTCAGAGCGTGTTTGAGAAGGTCAGTTTGA
- a CDS encoding IS5 family transposase, translating into MPREHRYPSDLTDAQWALIEPLLPAPNTGGRPEKHSRRDIVDAILYVVRTGCAWRQLPFDFPPWQTVYWYFVRWEKAKVTEEILAILRRRVRTAQGRAEEPSAGIIDSQSVKGADTVGCESRGYDAGKKINGRKRFIVTDALGLLLVVCVMAASVQDRDGAKTTLLSAYLVTPIRFVFADAGFAGALVEWSQRILRTTLHIVRKAPGQVGFAVIARRWVVERSLAWLTSHRRLARDYERHPATSEAMIRWAAISGMVRRLTRGRAATRQPARTLNGSN; encoded by the coding sequence GTGCCCCGCGAACACCGCTACCCCTCCGATCTGACCGACGCCCAATGGGCGCTGATCGAGCCCCTGCTTCCGGCCCCGAACACTGGCGGGCGGCCGGAGAAGCACTCGCGCCGCGACATCGTGGACGCCATCTTGTATGTGGTCCGCACCGGGTGCGCCTGGCGGCAGCTGCCCTTCGACTTCCCGCCCTGGCAGACGGTCTACTGGTACTTCGTCCGCTGGGAGAAAGCCAAGGTCACCGAGGAGATCCTCGCGATTCTGCGGCGGCGCGTCCGCACGGCGCAGGGGCGGGCCGAGGAGCCCTCAGCCGGCATCATCGACTCCCAGAGCGTCAAGGGCGCCGACACCGTCGGCTGCGAGTCACGGGGATATGACGCAGGCAAGAAGATCAATGGACGCAAGCGGTTCATCGTCACCGACGCCCTCGGCTTGCTGCTCGTCGTGTGCGTGATGGCGGCCTCGGTCCAAGACCGCGACGGAGCCAAGACCACCCTGCTCAGCGCGTACCTGGTCACCCCGATCCGGTTCGTGTTCGCCGACGCCGGCTTCGCCGGGGCACTGGTGGAGTGGAGTCAGCGGATCTTGCGCACCACGCTGCACATCGTGCGCAAAGCGCCTGGTCAGGTCGGGTTCGCTGTAATCGCCCGCCGCTGGGTTGTGGAACGCTCGCTGGCCTGGCTGACCAGTCACCGCCGTCTGGCCCGCGACTACGAGCGCCACCCCGCCACCTCCGAAGCCATGATCCGGTGGGCGGCGATCTCCGGAATGGTCCGGCGCCTCACCCGCGGGCGCGCCGCAACGCGTCAGCCAGCACGGACGCTCAACGGGTCAAACTGA
- a CDS encoding GTP-binding protein yields MTSTKIVVAGGFGVGKTTFVGAVSEILPLTTEAVMTDASAGIDDLAMTPTKSTTTVAMDFGRLSLDKDLILYLFGTPGQHRFWFMWDDLVRGAIGAVVLVDTRRLADSFPAIDYFEEARLPFVIAINGWDGQFPHTEEEVREAMAVADHIPVVRTDARSREAVKATLITLVEYVVRLRSAYGAPA; encoded by the coding sequence CTGACGTCGACGAAGATCGTCGTCGCGGGCGGGTTCGGCGTCGGGAAGACCACGTTCGTGGGCGCGGTGTCGGAGATCCTTCCGCTCACGACCGAGGCCGTGATGACCGACGCGAGCGCGGGCATCGACGATCTGGCCATGACCCCCACCAAGTCGACCACCACGGTGGCGATGGACTTCGGCCGGCTGTCCCTGGACAAGGACCTCATCCTGTACCTGTTCGGCACGCCGGGCCAGCATCGCTTCTGGTTCATGTGGGACGACCTGGTGCGCGGTGCGATCGGCGCGGTCGTTCTGGTGGACACGCGGCGGCTGGCCGACAGCTTCCCGGCGATCGACTACTTCGAGGAGGCTCGGCTGCCCTTCGTGATCGCCATCAACGGCTGGGACGGGCAGTTCCCGCACACCGAGGAGGAGGTGCGCGAGGCCATGGCGGTGGCGGACCACATCCCCGTGGTGCGCACCGACGCCCGTTCCCGCGAGGCGGTCAAGGCCACTCTGATCACCCTTGTGGAGTATGTCGTCCGGCTCCGGTCGGCGTACGGCGCGCCGGCCTAG